A genomic window from Prochlorococcus sp. RS04 includes:
- a CDS encoding YcjF family protein codes for MFDISKDNLFKDFIKFPKKNLLIILLLLGFGEWFVSDLIHFAGGSIGFFALCLGGYFYLKNEKPKFNEPNNLDGWINLCNEDLNFFEELEVTNELEKQNPKRQKILESILNRCQKEKISCIGQKHYQSCLSVLKGYFKADKFDFDLFEKLPKYNSSEIIPEEALNSDAILYFINLPLSANDFLWLEKFPKNMPIWLVALTSSEIEAKNQIEDLKSQISSDFINKIITFDVNKNEITNIPFSLRKFFISSSKNIENTKKRLLKELHAAWQSEIEGIRRMQLKGIQRKNQILVATTVFLSPIPSIDVMAMTVLNSLMIKEIKSIWGCNWSPEILDKVSKEILKTAIAQGVIEWSGQTLIGITKLHGPNWLVSGTFQAVSAAYLTRVVSSSLADFMAITKGVEEPDLDFIKKNSEKIVEEAFEKEKINWKGFISDLRKPLMKLSFNS; via the coding sequence GTGTTTGATATTAGTAAAGACAACCTTTTTAAGGATTTCATTAAGTTTCCAAAAAAAAATCTTCTTATTATTTTATTGTTGTTAGGTTTTGGGGAATGGTTTGTCAGTGACTTAATTCATTTTGCTGGGGGCTCAATAGGATTTTTTGCGTTGTGTTTGGGGGGATATTTTTACTTGAAGAATGAAAAGCCTAAATTTAATGAGCCAAATAATTTGGATGGTTGGATTAATCTATGTAATGAAGATTTAAATTTTTTTGAAGAACTTGAAGTAACAAATGAATTGGAGAAACAGAATCCAAAAAGACAAAAAATACTTGAATCGATTTTAAATAGATGTCAAAAAGAAAAAATAAGTTGCATTGGACAAAAACATTACCAAAGTTGTCTGTCTGTTTTGAAAGGGTATTTTAAAGCAGATAAGTTTGACTTTGATTTATTTGAAAAACTACCTAAATACAATTCTTCTGAAATTATTCCAGAAGAAGCTTTGAATAGTGATGCGATCTTATATTTTATAAACTTGCCTTTGTCGGCAAATGATTTTTTGTGGCTGGAAAAGTTTCCTAAAAATATGCCAATCTGGTTGGTGGCTTTAACTTCTAGCGAAATAGAAGCCAAAAATCAGATAGAAGACCTAAAGTCTCAAATTTCAAGTGACTTTATAAACAAAATTATTACTTTTGATGTGAATAAGAATGAAATAACAAATATACCTTTTTCGTTAAGGAAGTTTTTCATAAGTTCGTCTAAAAATATTGAAAATACAAAAAAAAGGCTCTTGAAAGAACTTCATGCTGCCTGGCAATCTGAAATTGAAGGTATAAGAAGAATGCAGTTAAAAGGTATACAAAGAAAAAATCAAATTCTTGTCGCAACAACTGTTTTCTTATCTCCTATCCCATCAATTGATGTTATGGCAATGACAGTATTAAATTCTTTAATGATTAAAGAAATTAAGTCTATATGGGGATGTAATTGGTCTCCTGAAATTTTAGATAAAGTATCCAAAGAGATTTTAAAGACTGCAATTGCTCAGGGAGTTATTGAATGGAGTGGACAGACTCTAATTGGTATAACAAAATTACATGGCCCAAATTGGCTTGTCTCTGGAACATTTCAGGCTGTCAGTGCTGCTTATTTAACAAGAGTAGTATCAAGTTCTTTGGCTGATTTTATGGCAATAACAAAAGGAGTAGAAGAACCTGATTTGGATTTTATAAAGAAAAATTCTGAGAAAATTGTTGAAGAAGCTTTTGAAAAAGAAAAAATAAATTGGAAAGGATTTATTTCTGATCTTAGAAAACCACTTATGAAACTATCTTTTAATTCATAA